A window of the Pseudomonas furukawaii genome harbors these coding sequences:
- a CDS encoding DUF493 domain-containing protein yields MTDTPDVQAPKIEFPCERYPIKVIGDAGDGFADLVIEVIQRHAPGFDASTLVVRDSRNGRFLSVQVLITATSVDQLQAIHIDLRATGRVHMVL; encoded by the coding sequence ATGACCGACACTCCTGACGTACAAGCCCCGAAAATCGAATTTCCCTGCGAGCGCTACCCGATCAAGGTGATCGGTGACGCTGGCGACGGCTTCGCCGACCTCGTGATCGAAGTGATCCAGCGCCATGCCCCCGGTTTCGATGCGTCCACCCTGGTGGTGCGTGATAGCCGCAATGGCCGCTTCCTCTCCGTGCAGGTGCTGATCACCGCCACCAGCGTCGACCAGCTGCAGGCCATCCACATCGACCTGCGGGCGACCGGCCGCGTACATATGGTGCTCTAG
- the lipB gene encoding lipoyl(octanoyl) transferase LipB, with translation MAPELIVRHLGLVDYLPTFEAMRRLTAERDERTADEIWLLQHPQVFTQGQAGKAEHLLAPGDIPVIQVDRGGQVTYHGPGQLVAYLMLDLRRLGLGVRDLVTAMEQSLVDVLASYGIEAAPKADAPGVYVQGDKIASLGLRVSRGCSFHGLALNVDMDMSPFWRINPCGYAGLKMVQLKDLLVEPAPLDEVAERLERALRARLGYGG, from the coding sequence GTGGCGCCCGAGCTCATCGTTCGCCATCTGGGGCTGGTGGATTACCTGCCGACCTTCGAGGCGATGCGCCGGCTGACCGCCGAGCGTGACGAGCGGACAGCCGACGAGATCTGGTTGCTGCAGCATCCCCAGGTGTTCACCCAGGGCCAGGCCGGCAAGGCCGAACACCTGCTGGCGCCAGGGGACATCCCGGTGATCCAGGTGGATCGCGGGGGCCAGGTGACCTACCACGGCCCTGGCCAACTGGTGGCCTACCTGATGCTGGACCTGCGCCGGCTGGGACTGGGCGTTCGCGACCTGGTCACCGCCATGGAGCAGAGCCTGGTGGATGTGCTGGCGAGCTACGGCATCGAGGCGGCGCCCAAGGCGGATGCGCCCGGTGTCTACGTCCAGGGTGACAAGATCGCCTCCCTTGGCCTGCGGGTCAGCCGTGGCTGTTCCTTCCATGGCCTGGCGCTGAACGTCGACATGGACATGTCGCCATTCTGGCGGATCAATCCCTGTGGCTATGCCGGGCTGAAGATGGTCCAGTTGAAGGACCTGCTGGTGGAGCCCGCGCCTCTCGACGAGGTGGCGGAGCGTCTGGAACGGGCCCTGCGTGCGCGATTGGGCTACGGCGGCTGA